One Defluviimonas sp. SAOS-178_SWC DNA window includes the following coding sequences:
- the yghX gene encoding YghX family hydrolase, giving the protein MNAPDKPTQRKSARDFDPRILEIFDGYVHGKMSKRDFIERAGKFAAAGVTGAAILSQLQPDYVLAQQVAPDDPAIETMVAEYDSPEGNGRIRGLMAKPAGATGKLPAVLVVHENRGLNPYIEDVVRRAAKAGYLAFGPDGLTPLGGYPGNDEQGREMQSQLDPAKLMADFFAAFEYLRDHEGSTGKVGAVGFCYGGGVCNALAVAYPDLAVSVPFYGRQPAAGDVAKIEAPLLLHYAGLDERVNAGWPDYEAALQANGKTYTAHIYDGVNHGFHNDTTPRYDAAAAELAWSRTIEAFAAHLT; this is encoded by the coding sequence ATGAACGCCCCGGACAAACCGACGCAACGCAAGAGCGCCAGGGACTTCGACCCACGCATCCTCGAGATTTTCGACGGCTACGTGCATGGCAAGATGTCGAAGCGGGACTTCATCGAGCGCGCCGGCAAGTTCGCCGCGGCCGGTGTGACCGGGGCCGCGATCCTTTCGCAACTGCAACCGGACTATGTGCTGGCCCAGCAGGTGGCGCCCGACGATCCGGCGATCGAGACGATGGTGGCTGAGTATGACAGCCCCGAGGGCAATGGCCGCATCAGGGGGCTGATGGCCAAGCCCGCCGGTGCCACCGGCAAGCTTCCCGCCGTGCTCGTGGTCCACGAAAATCGCGGGCTCAACCCCTATATCGAGGATGTCGTGCGGCGCGCGGCCAAGGCCGGCTACCTCGCTTTCGGCCCGGACGGGCTGACCCCGCTCGGCGGCTATCCCGGCAATGACGAACAGGGCCGCGAGATGCAGTCACAACTCGACCCGGCGAAGCTGATGGCGGATTTCTTCGCGGCCTTCGAATACCTGCGCGATCACGAGGGATCGACGGGCAAGGTCGGCGCCGTGGGCTTTTGCTATGGCGGCGGGGTCTGCAACGCGCTGGCCGTGGCCTATCCTGATCTCGCCGTCTCCGTCCCCTTTTACGGCCGCCAGCCAGCGGCCGGGGATGTTGCGAAGATCGAGGCGCCGCTTCTCCTCCACTATGCGGGGCTGGACGAGCGCGTCAATGCCGGCTGGCCGGACTATGAGGCGGCGTTGCAGGCCAATGGCAAGACTTACACGGCCCATATCTATGACGGTGTGAACCACGGTTTTCACAACGACACGACGCCGCGCTACGACGCGGCGGCTGCAGAGCTGGCCTGGTCCCGGACGATCGAGGCCTTCGCGGCGCATCTGACCTGA